Proteins from a single region of Verrucomicrobiia bacterium:
- the hrpB gene encoding ATP-dependent helicase HrpB yields MASALPIYDIEHELIARLQDQRRIILSAPTGSGKSTQVTQMLLRHDLLKDGQAVVLQPRRLATRLLAARVAEELDVPLGREVGYQIRFENQTSAATRIRFVTEGILLRQMIADPQLKGISVILFDEFHERHLYGDITLARALDLQETTRPDLRVVVMSATLNVELLGKYLSQWRQNAPTGPTFSALTSEGRTYPVDIRYTDKPSYTNRQPIWEQAAEVFADFAGRGGEGDALIFMPGGFEISQTIEALRRLPEARGRVLLPLHGELPPREQDAAVAKHRQPKVVVATNVAETSLTIDGIRLVIDSGLARIPKYDPHRGINTLLIERISRAAADQRAGRAGRTAPGECVRLWTEDEHKHRAPQELPEIKRLDLAEVILTLKAAGVDDLRAFRWLEPPDNAALEHAEELLLDLGALEAVEGNILTRITSLGRRMLAFPMHPRYARLLLAADDFGCVPEAALIAALTQGRDLLLRNPEQAVAEAREDLLGNNPASDFFLLMRAWKQASQQDFRPEICRKYGLHMATGRQVGPLRDNFLRIAEREGLNTQTKAATDEVLQKCLLVAFSDRVGRRLDTSSRRCELVHGRRGELARESLVQGSPLIVAAEVSEVGSQGGNISTILSQITAVNPAWLRELFPQDITGKLHVYFDNNSKRVAAEEQLQFRGLALEKRRVEPPPADEAARLLAADVMAGRVQFDEWDESVDQWILRLKRLSEWCPEFELPVITEADRKDLIEQLCYGCFGYKDVRAVAVKGEVKGWLSHLQNSMLEKHAPERLEFANGRKPKVTYVADGPPYIEARIQDLYDVGQTPKIAMGRVTLSCHILTPGRKPIQVTQDLPNFWKEHYPRIKSELQRRYPRHEWR; encoded by the coding sequence ATGGCGAGTGCGCTGCCCATTTATGACATCGAGCACGAGCTGATCGCGCGATTGCAGGATCAGCGGCGCATCATTTTATCCGCACCCACTGGCTCCGGCAAATCCACACAGGTGACCCAGATGCTCTTGCGCCATGATCTGCTGAAGGACGGGCAGGCAGTCGTTTTGCAGCCACGTCGGCTAGCAACACGATTGCTCGCAGCACGAGTAGCAGAGGAACTGGATGTTCCGCTGGGCCGCGAGGTGGGTTATCAAATCCGTTTTGAGAATCAGACGAGTGCGGCCACCCGCATCCGCTTTGTCACGGAAGGTATTTTGCTGCGGCAGATGATCGCTGATCCGCAGCTCAAGGGCATCTCGGTCATTCTCTTCGATGAATTTCATGAGCGGCATCTGTATGGGGATATCACGCTCGCACGCGCGCTGGATCTACAGGAGACGACGCGGCCTGATCTGCGGGTGGTGGTGATGTCTGCTACACTGAATGTGGAATTGCTCGGAAAGTATTTGAGCCAATGGCGGCAGAATGCGCCGACTGGGCCGACCTTCAGCGCTCTGACTTCCGAGGGGCGCACGTATCCGGTGGATATCCGCTATACGGACAAGCCGAGCTATACGAATCGTCAGCCGATCTGGGAGCAGGCGGCAGAGGTGTTCGCGGATTTCGCCGGGCGCGGTGGTGAAGGTGATGCGCTCATCTTCATGCCGGGTGGGTTCGAGATTTCACAGACGATCGAGGCCTTACGACGATTGCCGGAAGCGCGTGGTCGGGTGCTCTTGCCTTTGCACGGAGAATTGCCGCCACGTGAACAGGACGCCGCGGTAGCGAAGCATCGACAGCCGAAGGTGGTGGTGGCGACCAATGTGGCGGAGACGTCACTCACGATCGATGGCATCCGGTTGGTGATTGATAGCGGGCTGGCACGTATCCCGAAGTATGATCCGCATCGGGGCATCAACACGCTGCTCATCGAGCGCATCAGTCGCGCGGCGGCGGATCAACGGGCTGGTCGCGCGGGCCGCACAGCACCGGGTGAATGTGTCCGCCTGTGGACGGAGGACGAACACAAGCATCGTGCGCCGCAAGAATTGCCGGAAATCAAACGGCTCGATCTGGCCGAAGTCATTTTGACTTTGAAAGCAGCGGGTGTGGATGACCTACGCGCCTTCCGTTGGCTGGAGCCGCCAGATAATGCGGCATTGGAGCACGCGGAGGAATTGTTACTGGACCTTGGCGCCTTGGAAGCAGTGGAAGGAAACATACTCACGCGCATCACGAGCTTAGGGCGGCGCATGCTCGCTTTCCCGATGCATCCGCGTTATGCGCGATTGCTCTTGGCGGCTGATGACTTCGGTTGCGTGCCGGAAGCGGCTTTGATTGCGGCCCTCACGCAAGGACGTGATCTGTTGTTGCGCAATCCAGAGCAAGCGGTGGCGGAAGCGCGTGAGGATTTATTGGGTAATAATCCGGCGAGTGATTTCTTCCTGCTGATGCGGGCGTGGAAGCAGGCTTCGCAACAGGATTTCAGGCCGGAGATCTGTCGCAAGTATGGGCTGCACATGGCCACGGGGCGGCAAGTGGGTCCACTGCGCGATAACTTCCTGCGCATCGCCGAACGCGAAGGTTTGAACACGCAGACGAAGGCGGCGACTGATGAAGTGTTGCAGAAGTGTTTGCTCGTTGCTTTCTCGGATCGCGTAGGGCGTCGTCTCGATACCAGTTCACGGCGGTGCGAATTGGTCCATGGTCGACGGGGTGAACTGGCGCGAGAGAGTTTGGTGCAAGGCAGTCCGCTCATCGTGGCGGCCGAAGTTAGTGAAGTGGGCAGCCAAGGTGGAAACATCAGCACAATTCTTTCGCAGATCACGGCGGTGAATCCGGCGTGGTTACGCGAGCTTTTCCCGCAGGATATCACCGGCAAACTACACGTTTACTTTGATAACAATTCCAAGCGTGTCGCAGCGGAAGAGCAGTTGCAATTCCGTGGGCTCGCCTTGGAGAAACGGCGCGTAGAACCTCCGCCAGCGGATGAAGCGGCGCGGCTTTTGGCAGCGGATGTGATGGCGGGGCGGGTGCAGTTCGATGAGTGGGATGAAAGCGTGGATCAGTGGATTTTGCGGTTGAAGCGATTGAGCGAATGGTGTCCGGAATTTGAATTGCCGGTCATCACAGAGGCAGACAGGAAAGATCTCATCGAGCAACTTTGCTACGGTTGTTTCGGTTACAAAGATGTCCGGGCGGTAGCAGTCAAAGGCGAGGTGAAGGGCTGGCTCAGCCATTTACAGAACAGCATGTTGGAGAAGCATGCGCCGGAACGGTTGGAATTCGCGAACGGTCGCAAGCCGAAGGTGACTTACGTGGCGGATGGGCCGCCGTATATCGAGGCGCGTATCCAAGATCTGTATGATGTGGGGCAGACGCCGAAGATCGCAATGGGGCGCGTGACACTCTCATGCCACATCCTCACGCCGGGACGGAAACCGATCCAAGTCACGCAGGATTTGCCAAATTTCTGGAAGGAGCATTATCCACGGATCAAGTCAGAGTTGCAGCGGCGGTATCCGCGTCATGAGTGGAGATGA
- a CDS encoding aminotransferase class V-fold PLP-dependent enzyme, with product MDITTVLNDEALRQREFPVTKDKAFLAHAAVCPLPQRVATAMQEYTANCTKGDQEMAQPEGLMTKTREAAATLLHAKPEEIALVGPTSLGLSLIANGLNFRKHDNVVVYFDDYPSNVYPWMTLADRGVEVRFLNIRELGRLRVTDIMGQIDEQTRMVAIASCHFITGWRVELETLGKQLRAKNILFCVDGIQTLGAFPTTVEYIDFLAADAHKWLLGPCSAGILYVRRELQDRVMPTIYGWHNVKNPNFVAQEQIAFRNDARRYEAGTNNLVGIAGLHAALQLINETGVENIGHELLRKRAYLVPKLQEKGFTVMYADAAPQNSSGIVTFQKAGTDLTALHQKLMESGVQTSLRVDRKGQQYLRVSPHFYNTDEELERLVKLLG from the coding sequence ATGGATATCACGACGGTTTTGAATGATGAAGCCCTGCGTCAGCGGGAGTTTCCGGTGACGAAGGACAAGGCGTTTCTCGCTCATGCAGCGGTGTGTCCGCTGCCTCAGCGCGTGGCGACGGCCATGCAGGAATACACGGCGAACTGCACCAAGGGCGATCAGGAGATGGCGCAACCGGAAGGATTGATGACGAAGACGCGCGAGGCAGCAGCGACATTGCTTCATGCCAAGCCGGAGGAGATCGCGCTGGTAGGACCGACTTCATTAGGCTTAAGCCTCATCGCGAATGGGTTGAATTTTCGCAAGCACGACAATGTGGTCGTTTATTTCGATGATTATCCTTCGAATGTTTATCCGTGGATGACGCTGGCGGATCGTGGCGTGGAGGTTCGTTTCTTGAACATCCGTGAATTGGGCCGCCTGCGCGTGACGGATATCATGGGGCAGATCGATGAGCAGACGCGCATGGTAGCGATCGCTTCGTGCCATTTCATCACGGGCTGGCGGGTGGAATTGGAGACGCTGGGCAAACAGCTTCGCGCCAAGAATATTCTTTTCTGCGTGGATGGCATCCAGACGCTGGGGGCATTTCCAACCACTGTTGAATACATCGATTTCCTCGCGGCGGATGCACATAAGTGGCTGCTCGGCCCCTGCTCCGCCGGCATTCTCTACGTGCGGAGGGAATTGCAGGATCGTGTGATGCCGACGATCTACGGTTGGCATAATGTGAAGAACCCGAATTTCGTGGCACAGGAACAGATCGCGTTCCGTAATGATGCGCGACGTTATGAAGCGGGCACGAATAACCTGGTGGGCATCGCCGGTTTGCACGCGGCGCTGCAACTAATCAATGAAACAGGCGTGGAGAACATCGGGCACGAGTTATTGCGCAAGCGTGCGTATCTGGTGCCGAAGTTGCAGGAGAAGGGTTTCACCGTGATGTATGCGGACGCGGCTCCGCAGAACTCCAGCGGCATCGTCACGTTCCAAAAAGCTGGAACCGACCTAACGGCACTGCATCAAAAGCTGATGGAGAGCGGCGTGCAGACGTCACTGCGTGTGGATCGT